A region of Planococcus sp. MSAK28401 DNA encodes the following proteins:
- the trhA gene encoding PAQR family membrane homeostasis protein TrhA, with product MTAFIREPFNALSHLAGALLSFTALLAMAIKAAYMQAPAAHVTAVVIFGISLILLYTASTVYHSVKARPGVIAFFRKLDHSMIFLLIAGSYAPFCLIALEGTLGWVIFAIVAILGISGILFKMIWFHSPRWLSTAIYILMGWIIIFAVGPLASSLPAAGLWLLVAGGLLYTIGGVVYWLKPDFLSSRYLGFHEIFHIFILLGSTCHFLAVYLYVL from the coding sequence ATGACTGCATTTATCCGAGAGCCTTTTAATGCTCTGTCCCATTTGGCCGGAGCCCTTTTGTCCTTTACTGCATTGCTTGCCATGGCCATCAAAGCTGCCTACATGCAAGCTCCTGCAGCTCATGTTACAGCGGTCGTTATTTTCGGCATCAGTTTGATTCTGCTGTATACGGCTTCAACGGTTTACCATTCCGTAAAAGCGCGTCCGGGAGTCATCGCCTTTTTCCGCAAATTGGACCATTCCATGATTTTCTTGCTGATTGCCGGTTCCTATGCGCCGTTTTGTTTGATTGCGCTGGAAGGCACGCTTGGCTGGGTGATTTTCGCTATAGTCGCCATACTTGGCATTAGCGGCATTCTCTTCAAGATGATCTGGTTTCATTCACCACGCTGGCTGTCGACCGCCATTTATATCTTGATGGGCTGGATCATCATCTTCGCAGTAGGCCCGCTCGCCTCCAGCCTGCCTGCTGCCGGGTTATGGCTGCTCGTTGCCGGCGGTCTTCTATACACGATCGGCGGTGTCGTCTATTGGCTTAAGCCCGACTTCCTATCTTCACGTTATTTAGGATTCCATGAGATTTTCCATATTTTCATCTTGCTCGGAAGCACATGCCACTTCCTGGCCGTCTACTTATACGTGCTATAA
- a CDS encoding DUF1836 domain-containing protein, whose protein sequence is MESIDRLIGQLALDSQIRTSDIPKIDLYVDQVIQLFETAFHDTKRYPDDKILTKTMINNYAKGKLFYPVQQKKYTPDHIMLINLIYQMKSTLSINDVKKVLEKVNDQAQALELDLSEFYETYLTLQEDNHAAFKEELERQAEAVANTQSDENGELSKVLFIASLVHKSNLYRRAAEKLADELVREEADGKNSY, encoded by the coding sequence ATGGAAAGCATCGATCGGCTCATTGGCCAATTGGCTCTCGACAGCCAAATCCGCACAAGCGATATTCCGAAAATCGATTTATATGTAGATCAAGTCATTCAATTATTCGAGACAGCCTTCCACGACACGAAAAGGTATCCGGACGATAAAATATTGACGAAAACGATGATCAATAATTACGCCAAAGGAAAATTGTTCTATCCGGTGCAGCAAAAAAAATACACGCCTGACCACATTATGCTGATCAACTTGATTTACCAGATGAAAAGCACGCTATCGATTAATGACGTAAAAAAAGTGCTGGAGAAAGTGAATGACCAAGCACAGGCGCTGGAACTGGATCTATCCGAGTTCTACGAAACGTATTTGACGCTTCAAGAGGATAATCACGCTGCGTTTAAAGAAGAACTGGAGCGGCAAGCAGAAGCTGTCGCTAACACGCAAAGCGATGAAAATGGAGAACTTTCCAAAGTGCTGTTCATTGCATCGCTGGTCCATAAAAGCAATTTGTACAGAAGGGCCGCTGAAAAACTGGCCGATGAATTGGTAAGGGAGGAAGCCGATGGCAAAAATTCTTATTGA
- a CDS encoding peptidylprolyl isomerase, producing MAKKGHMHMENGEVIEFDLFPNEAPNTVANFEELANSGFYNGVVFHRVIPGFVSQGGDPTGTGMGGSGKTIKCETEGNPHKHQPGSLSMAHAGKDTGSSQFFIVHDSQPHLDGVHTVFGQVTKGLETAKAMKNGDKMEKVHVFDAE from the coding sequence ATGGCGAAAAAAGGCCACATGCACATGGAAAACGGCGAAGTAATCGAATTCGACCTTTTCCCGAACGAAGCACCGAACACAGTAGCAAACTTCGAGGAGCTTGCAAACTCTGGATTCTATAACGGCGTTGTTTTCCACCGTGTTATCCCAGGTTTCGTTTCTCAAGGCGGCGACCCAACAGGAACTGGTATGGGCGGCAGCGGCAAAACGATCAAATGCGAAACAGAAGGCAACCCGCATAAACACCAACCAGGCAGCCTTTCTATGGCACATGCAGGCAAAGACACTGGATCTAGCCAGTTCTTTATCGTCCATGATTCACAGCCACATCTTGACGGCGTCCACACAGTGTTCGGCCAAGTAACAAAAGGCCTTGAAACTGCAAAAGCCATGAAAAACGGCGACAAAATGGAGAAAGTCCACGTCTTTGACGCTGAATAA
- a CDS encoding transporter substrate-binding domain-containing protein: MKKWTLLALLLAVLTVLAACGSSEEESGGGESGGGEGEAYRVGIDTTYPPFEFEEDGEYTGIDIDLINAIAENQGFEIEFNPMDFGGIIPALQAGQLDVAIAGMSITDERKEVVDFSDPYFDAGLSLVVAEDNSDITSLEDLEGKTVAVKSGTTGAQFARDNQDEYGYEISQFEDSPSMFQEVSNGNADVLLEDYPVIAYAIAESELALKTVGERLTGDQYGIAVLKGENAELLEQINAGLQELRDSGEYDEILNKYIAE, from the coding sequence ATGAAGAAATGGACCTTATTAGCATTATTGCTAGCAGTTCTTACAGTGCTTGCCGCGTGCGGCAGTTCGGAAGAAGAATCCGGCGGCGGTGAATCTGGCGGAGGCGAAGGGGAAGCATACCGTGTCGGCATCGATACCACTTATCCACCGTTTGAGTTTGAAGAAGACGGCGAATACACAGGAATCGATATCGATTTGATCAACGCGATTGCTGAAAACCAAGGGTTTGAAATCGAGTTCAACCCGATGGATTTCGGGGGCATCATCCCGGCCCTTCAGGCTGGACAATTGGATGTAGCGATTGCGGGCATGAGTATTACAGATGAGCGTAAAGAAGTTGTCGATTTCTCGGATCCGTATTTTGATGCTGGACTTTCATTGGTCGTAGCAGAAGATAATAGCGACATCACTTCACTCGAAGACTTGGAAGGCAAAACCGTCGCAGTGAAGAGCGGGACAACTGGTGCTCAATTCGCACGCGACAACCAAGATGAGTATGGCTATGAAATTTCCCAGTTCGAAGACAGCCCTTCGATGTTCCAGGAAGTATCAAACGGCAATGCCGATGTGCTTCTTGAAGATTATCCTGTCATCGCCTATGCCATCGCAGAAAGCGAATTGGCTTTGAAAACTGTCGGCGAACGCTTGACGGGCGACCAATACGGCATCGCTGTGTTGAAAGGCGAGAATGCAGAATTGCTTGAACAAATCAATGCAGGACTGCAAGAATTGCGCGACAGCGGCGAATATGACGAAATCTTAAACAAATACATCGCAGAATAA
- a CDS encoding AI-2E family transporter — protein MWIRKPFFEYTVGILLLALTLYVLSKLDYIWEPIRIIITTLFAPILIAGILYYLLRPLVRVLARHMPKIAGIGIVFAVIALALASLVYFFGPTLMEQGKSLVDLAPEKVQEVSSESTNLLEGFEFGGISGQEISDRIYGYAQSLSSNLFENVIDILSMLVNAAIVLIVVPFILFFLLKDDDKFIPYSVKRLPEDHKPEGKKLMKDLDETLSTFVVGQAIVAGVIGVLMYIGYLIIGLEYALTLAAFAMFLVVVPFLGPLIGIIPAIFVALLNDGLFMAVKVVLVLLVVQQLEGNLVTPNVMGNRLHVHPLTIILLLMVAGSLYGFIGILIAIPTYAVLKTLVHNFRLFYRLHKKRATSH, from the coding sequence GTGTGGATCCGGAAGCCGTTTTTTGAATACACAGTGGGAATATTATTACTCGCCCTTACATTATACGTACTCAGCAAGTTGGACTATATTTGGGAACCGATTCGCATCATCATCACGACGCTATTTGCGCCGATCCTCATCGCCGGAATTTTATACTATCTGCTCCGGCCATTGGTGCGGGTTCTCGCCCGGCACATGCCAAAGATTGCAGGCATTGGGATTGTGTTTGCGGTGATTGCTCTGGCCTTGGCAAGTCTTGTCTATTTTTTCGGGCCAACTTTGATGGAACAAGGGAAAAGCCTAGTCGACTTGGCGCCTGAAAAAGTGCAGGAAGTAAGTTCAGAGTCAACCAATTTATTGGAAGGGTTTGAATTCGGAGGAATTTCCGGTCAGGAAATCAGCGACCGTATTTACGGCTATGCCCAAAGCCTATCGAGCAATCTCTTTGAAAACGTGATCGATATTCTCAGCATGCTCGTCAATGCGGCGATTGTCTTGATCGTCGTACCGTTCATCTTATTTTTCCTGTTAAAAGATGATGATAAATTTATTCCGTATTCGGTGAAACGTCTTCCAGAAGACCATAAGCCCGAAGGGAAGAAACTGATGAAGGACTTGGATGAAACCTTGTCGACATTTGTGGTCGGCCAGGCGATTGTCGCGGGGGTGATCGGTGTATTGATGTATATCGGCTATTTGATCATCGGTCTTGAATACGCTTTGACACTTGCCGCGTTCGCGATGTTCTTGGTCGTCGTGCCGTTTCTCGGTCCGCTTATCGGGATCATCCCGGCGATTTTTGTTGCACTCCTCAACGATGGGTTGTTCATGGCAGTCAAAGTCGTTCTTGTCCTGCTAGTCGTCCAGCAGTTAGAAGGCAATCTCGTTACGCCGAACGTCATGGGCAACCGGCTTCATGTCCATCCCTTGACGATTATCTTGTTGTTGATGGTGGCAGGTTCCTTGTATGGATTTATTGGAATTTTAATTGCGATCCCGACCTACGCCGTACTGAAGACACTCGTCCATAATTTCCGTTTGTTTTACCGGCTTCATAAAAAACGCGCAACCAGCCATTAA
- a CDS encoding STAS domain-containing protein — protein sequence MGEISRELYNFILKNKNSMVEEWLETRGSHANTVYSANASDDTVEKLRKESIGFIEAVTAIFIHDKEESLAYVEDWSSTIAKERAQQSVPLYEVMEHLGQLRRIYWTCVRHFFEEVDRANSQDALRWSEMLNDMFDFIIESFARHHHEAHQRLLASQQEVIDELSSPVIPIRKGVGILPLVGGIDTYRAKVILETALEESAKQQLTTLYIDLSAVPIVDTMVAHQLFQLMDSLRIIGVESVLSGIRPEIAQTAVTLGIDFKNIQVYANLMQALDALDH from the coding sequence ATGGGAGAAATTAGCAGGGAGCTATATAATTTCATTCTGAAAAATAAAAACTCCATGGTCGAAGAGTGGCTTGAAACACGCGGCAGTCATGCAAATACCGTCTATTCAGCCAATGCATCCGACGACACAGTAGAGAAGTTGAGAAAGGAATCGATTGGTTTTATCGAGGCCGTCACTGCGATTTTTATCCACGATAAAGAAGAATCGCTTGCCTACGTTGAAGATTGGTCGTCGACGATCGCCAAAGAACGTGCCCAGCAATCCGTCCCGCTTTATGAAGTGATGGAGCATCTGGGGCAATTGCGTAGAATCTATTGGACTTGTGTCCGCCATTTCTTTGAGGAAGTGGATAGAGCGAATAGCCAGGATGCGTTGCGCTGGAGTGAAATGTTAAATGACATGTTCGACTTTATCATCGAAAGCTTTGCGCGCCATCATCACGAAGCTCACCAACGATTGCTGGCGAGCCAGCAGGAAGTGATCGACGAATTGAGCAGCCCGGTCATCCCAATTCGTAAAGGGGTCGGCATTTTGCCGTTGGTCGGCGGGATCGATACATACCGCGCCAAAGTGATTTTGGAGACGGCTCTTGAAGAAAGTGCCAAACAGCAATTGACGACGCTTTATATCGATTTGTCAGCGGTGCCGATCGTCGATACGATGGTTGCCCATCAATTGTTCCAGTTGATGGACTCGCTGAGAATCATCGGCGTGGAATCGGTCTTATCCGGCATCCGCCCTGAAATAGCCCAGACCGCCGTGACACTCGGCATCGATTTCAAAAACATCCAAGTCTACGCCAACCTGATGCAGGCGCTGGATGCACTCGACCATTAA
- a CDS encoding YaiI/YqxD family protein, which translates to MAKILIDADGCPVVDLTIGLAKRFDWPVLLICDTSHEMYREGAETLTVSKGADAVDFVLVNRVQPGDIVVTQDYGLAAMVLAKRGVPIDQNGRVYNEGNIEQLLHGRHVAKKIRQSGGRMKGPKKRQQADNDKFRDSLIDLLES; encoded by the coding sequence ATGGCAAAAATTCTTATTGACGCAGACGGCTGCCCCGTGGTCGATTTGACGATTGGGTTGGCCAAGCGCTTCGATTGGCCGGTACTGCTCATTTGCGACACTTCCCATGAAATGTACCGAGAAGGAGCGGAGACGCTGACGGTATCGAAGGGAGCGGATGCGGTCGATTTTGTGTTGGTGAACCGTGTGCAGCCTGGCGATATCGTTGTTACGCAAGATTATGGGCTCGCTGCGATGGTGCTCGCGAAACGCGGTGTGCCGATCGACCAGAACGGGCGAGTTTACAATGAAGGCAATATTGAACAATTGCTCCATGGCCGCCACGTTGCCAAAAAAATCCGCCAAAGCGGCGGGCGCATGAAAGGCCCGAAAAAGCGCCAGCAAGCCGATAACGATAAGTTCCGTGACAGCTTGATTGACCTATTGGAAAGTTGA
- a CDS encoding amino acid ABC transporter permease: MQTIINAFPYLMEGLQVTLYIFSIAIVLGFLIGLVVALLRLAPFKILNWIAKIFVDAIRGTPFIVQLFFIYFGLNSLGFFSLDNTTAGIVTVAINAGAYFSEIIRAGIQSIDKGQTEAARSLGLNSTQTMRHIILPQAFRRMLPTITNQAIISLKDTSLLSVIGVADLTQEGRIQASATFDAFNVYLILGIIYFIVIYLLSMLASFVERKFVLR, encoded by the coding sequence GTGCAGACAATCATTAATGCTTTTCCGTATTTAATGGAAGGCTTGCAAGTTACGCTATACATCTTCAGTATTGCAATCGTTCTAGGCTTCTTGATCGGGCTGGTTGTCGCTTTGCTGCGATTGGCTCCGTTCAAAATCTTGAACTGGATCGCCAAAATCTTCGTCGATGCAATCCGGGGAACGCCATTCATTGTCCAGTTATTCTTCATTTACTTTGGCTTGAACTCACTTGGGTTCTTTTCACTTGATAACACGACAGCCGGAATCGTGACAGTCGCGATTAACGCCGGAGCTTATTTCTCGGAAATCATCCGGGCGGGGATTCAGTCGATCGATAAAGGGCAAACAGAAGCGGCGCGTTCGCTTGGGCTCAATTCGACGCAGACCATGCGCCACATCATTTTGCCTCAGGCATTCCGCCGCATGCTCCCGACCATTACCAACCAGGCGATCATTTCCTTAAAGGATACTTCGCTCCTATCGGTTATCGGTGTAGCGGATTTAACACAGGAAGGCCGCATCCAGGCAAGTGCCACGTTCGATGCGTTTAATGTGTACTTGATCCTCGGCATCATTTACTTTATCGTCATTTACCTGCTCTCGATGCTCGCGAGCTTTGTGGAAAGGAAGTTTGTATTGCGATGA
- a CDS encoding type 1 glutamine amidotransferase domain-containing protein, whose protein sequence is MKKIAVIVTNHKDLGNRGKKTGLWLRELTDFYHEVKDDFEVDIISPKAEKVPIDPRSLPAAVVNGRTRHYYLNKNIQRQLDRPLTPGEVKANEYAGIYFTGGHGTMWDFPDNKELQRMTANIYEKGGIVAAVCHGPSGLLNVRLSDGSPLLSGHLATGFSDLEEKLLGLYKDIPFSLQHEMKERGALVQIAQLPLEACVIESGRLITGQNPASASGVGEKLREQLKDMDRYT, encoded by the coding sequence ATGAAGAAAATAGCGGTTATCGTGACGAATCATAAAGACCTAGGAAATCGAGGTAAAAAAACCGGATTGTGGCTGAGGGAATTGACGGATTTCTACCATGAGGTGAAAGATGATTTTGAAGTTGACATCATCAGCCCGAAAGCAGAAAAAGTGCCAATCGACCCGAGAAGCCTTCCAGCCGCAGTGGTAAATGGCCGGACACGCCATTACTATTTGAACAAAAACATCCAGCGCCAATTGGACCGGCCGTTGACACCAGGTGAAGTGAAGGCCAACGAATATGCGGGCATTTACTTTACTGGAGGACATGGGACGATGTGGGATTTCCCAGATAATAAGGAATTGCAGCGGATGACGGCGAACATTTACGAAAAAGGCGGCATCGTTGCAGCTGTCTGCCATGGGCCGAGCGGTTTATTGAATGTCCGTTTGTCTGATGGCAGCCCGTTATTATCGGGCCATCTCGCTACCGGCTTTTCAGATCTAGAAGAAAAACTGCTAGGCCTCTATAAAGACATCCCGTTTTCCTTGCAGCATGAAATGAAAGAGCGGGGCGCACTTGTCCAAATCGCCCAGCTGCCGCTTGAAGCATGCGTTATTGAGTCAGGACGCCTAATTACGGGGCAAAACCCAGCTTCTGCGTCAGGGGTCGGGGAAAAATTGCGCGAACAATTGAAAGATATGGACCGCTACACGTAA
- a CDS encoding SDR family oxidoreductase, producing MDLGLKEKVVVVMASSKGLGKASALEFAKEGAIVIISSRSQESIDTAAEELRAKSGNERVHPFTCDMLQAEDIKQLFHKVIEQFGRIDVLVNNTGGPKAGGFEDMSDDDWYTAFDQNLLSYIRTCREVLPYMKEQQFGRIINISSSSTKEVIDGLILSNTMRAGMVGFAKTLAREVAGDNILVNTVGPGKISTDRVAELTQAAADRQGLSTEEVMQHTEAQIPRGRLGEPAEFARTVVFLASAANSYVTGQSIVVDGGFLKAL from the coding sequence GTGGATCTTGGATTAAAAGAAAAAGTAGTTGTCGTCATGGCTTCCAGTAAAGGGCTCGGCAAAGCATCTGCCTTAGAGTTTGCCAAAGAAGGAGCGATTGTCATCATCTCGAGCCGCAGCCAGGAATCGATCGACACAGCCGCCGAAGAACTGCGTGCAAAAAGCGGAAACGAGCGCGTCCATCCATTTACTTGCGATATGTTACAAGCTGAAGACATCAAGCAATTATTCCACAAAGTCATCGAACAATTCGGGCGCATCGATGTGCTCGTCAATAACACCGGTGGGCCAAAAGCAGGCGGATTCGAAGACATGAGCGATGACGACTGGTATACAGCGTTTGACCAAAACTTACTCAGCTATATCCGTACATGCCGTGAAGTGCTTCCTTATATGAAAGAACAGCAATTCGGCCGCATCATTAATATTTCATCGTCTTCGACAAAAGAAGTAATCGACGGACTGATTTTGTCCAATACGATGCGCGCCGGCATGGTCGGCTTCGCGAAAACACTGGCACGGGAAGTAGCGGGTGACAATATTTTAGTCAACACCGTTGGCCCCGGCAAAATCTCAACCGACCGTGTCGCCGAATTGACTCAAGCAGCCGCCGACAGACAGGGGCTCTCCACTGAAGAAGTGATGCAACATACGGAAGCTCAAATCCCTCGAGGCCGCTTAGGCGAACCTGCAGAATTTGCCCGTACAGTCGTCTTTTTGGCTTCCGCAGCTAATTCGTATGTTACGGGCCAGTCAATCGTTGTAGACGGCGGATTCCTGAAAGCGCTATAA
- a CDS encoding amino acid ABC transporter ATP-binding protein produces the protein MSMIRVENLKKSFGDLEVIKDMSTVVEEKEVICVIGPSGSGKSTFLRCLNRLEEISGGHVYIEGTDITDPKVDINKVRQNVGMVFQQFNLFPHKTVLQNVTLAPIKLKKGDQKAAEKKAYELLDKVGLREKAKAYPGELSGGQKQRVAIARALAMDPKIMLFDEPTSALDPEMVGDVLDVMKQLAREGMTMVVVTHEMGFAAEMGDRVLFIDGGYIVEENVPKELFGNPQHERTKAFLSKVL, from the coding sequence ATGAGTATGATCAGAGTGGAAAACCTCAAAAAATCATTCGGAGATTTGGAAGTTATCAAGGATATGAGCACGGTTGTCGAAGAGAAGGAAGTCATTTGTGTCATCGGCCCGTCCGGTTCCGGCAAAAGCACCTTTCTTCGTTGTTTGAACCGGCTCGAAGAAATCAGCGGGGGCCATGTGTATATTGAAGGAACGGATATCACCGATCCGAAAGTCGACATCAACAAAGTGCGTCAAAATGTCGGAATGGTGTTCCAGCAATTCAACTTATTCCCGCATAAAACGGTGCTCCAAAATGTGACGCTGGCGCCGATCAAATTGAAAAAAGGCGACCAGAAAGCAGCCGAGAAGAAAGCTTATGAATTGCTGGATAAGGTCGGTTTGCGCGAAAAGGCTAAAGCCTACCCGGGCGAATTGTCCGGTGGGCAGAAGCAGCGTGTCGCGATTGCGCGTGCGCTCGCGATGGACCCGAAAATCATGCTGTTCGATGAGCCGACTTCAGCGCTCGACCCGGAAATGGTCGGGGACGTGCTCGATGTTATGAAGCAACTGGCAAGAGAAGGCATGACCATGGTCGTCGTGACCCACGAGATGGGCTTTGCGGCGGAAATGGGGGACCGTGTGCTATTTATCGACGGCGGCTATATCGTCGAAGAAAACGTGCCGAAGGAATTGTTCGGCAACCCGCAGCACGAACGGACGAAAGCGTTCTTGAGTAAAGTGTTGTAA
- a CDS encoding NAD(P)/FAD-dependent oxidoreductase has translation MEEREIFDITIIGGGPTGLFASFYGGMRKMKVKVLDSLPQLGGQLMELYPDKFIYDIGGFPKVLAKDLVDNLVEQAKYGDPEICLEETVASVEREEEHFVITTDKGAHYSKAILLTAGVGAFHPRKLAVDSAEQFEGKTLHYGVKDLTLFSDKKVVVLGGGDSAVDWAMMLENVASQVTLSHRREKMTAHEANIDTMMQSTVEVKKPFNVKELVGENGEIRELVLEDKEGNEERLEVDHVVVNYGNITSLGPIKEWGLEMEKNSVIVNSKMETNVPGIYAAGDIATYEGKVKLIAVGFGEAPTAINNAKSYLDPKSRVQPLHSTSVFK, from the coding sequence ATGGAAGAACGTGAAATCTTCGATATTACAATCATCGGCGGCGGCCCAACCGGCTTGTTCGCTTCGTTTTACGGCGGCATGCGCAAAATGAAAGTGAAAGTGCTGGACAGCCTTCCGCAACTCGGCGGGCAATTGATGGAATTGTATCCGGATAAATTCATTTATGATATCGGCGGCTTCCCGAAAGTACTGGCTAAAGACTTGGTGGATAATTTGGTCGAGCAGGCCAAGTACGGCGATCCTGAAATCTGTCTTGAAGAGACAGTGGCATCTGTCGAACGTGAAGAGGAGCATTTTGTCATCACGACGGACAAAGGCGCGCATTATTCAAAAGCGATTTTGTTGACGGCTGGCGTCGGGGCTTTCCACCCGCGTAAATTGGCAGTCGATAGCGCTGAACAATTCGAAGGTAAGACTTTGCATTACGGCGTAAAAGATTTGACTTTGTTCAGCGATAAAAAAGTTGTAGTCCTCGGTGGAGGCGACTCTGCAGTTGACTGGGCCATGATGCTTGAGAATGTGGCTTCGCAAGTGACATTGAGCCATCGCCGCGAGAAAATGACGGCGCACGAAGCGAATATTGATACGATGATGCAGTCGACAGTGGAAGTGAAGAAGCCTTTCAACGTCAAGGAACTGGTCGGCGAGAATGGCGAAATCCGTGAGCTTGTGCTGGAAGACAAAGAAGGCAACGAAGAACGTCTGGAAGTCGATCATGTCGTCGTCAATTACGGCAATATCACTTCGCTCGGCCCAATCAAGGAATGGGGCCTGGAGATGGAGAAGAACTCGGTCATCGTCAATTCCAAAATGGAAACGAACGTACCGGGAATCTACGCGGCAGGCGACATCGCCACTTACGAAGGAAAAGTGAAATTGATCGCCGTCGGCTTCGGTGAAGCACCGACCGCCATCAATAATGCGAAATCTTACTTGGATCCGAAATCCAGAGTACAGCCTTTGCATAGCACGAGCGTGTTTAAATAA
- a CDS encoding acetyl-CoA hydrolase/transferase family protein, with the protein MSKQLSPKQVVDLIEAQADIIVPIANGEPIRLLDILEQHAEELDGVKIHQMLALRDRAYIRGELEQLRHVSYFLSGATRKVYQQAKMDLVPNNFHEMPRLLQKATKMSMIMTVASPMDEHGYFTFGTQADYVAEFVGKVPFILEVNEQMPRTFGRNQIHISQIAGYVEHHAPLAEEQVGEISEMDIQIASSIIGDIENGDTLQIGIGSVPNAVISMLKDHRHLGIHTEMLPDGVADLVNSGAIDGTRKFTNPGKIVATFAYGSKKLYDFLDGNPAVEMLPVSIVNDPREIAKEKNIVSINATTEVDLYGQCASETVGGKYYSSSGGQVDFARGVRFAENGKGYICMPSTAKSESLSRIKLNLAPQSVVTTGKNDVDNIVTEYGIARLHGVSLAERAKRLISIAHPKFREELMFDAKKNGFLL; encoded by the coding sequence ATGTCCAAACAACTTAGCCCGAAGCAAGTGGTCGATTTGATCGAAGCGCAAGCGGATATCATCGTGCCGATCGCGAACGGGGAGCCGATCCGGCTGCTCGATATTCTGGAACAACACGCAGAGGAACTGGACGGGGTCAAGATTCACCAAATGCTCGCCTTGCGTGACCGTGCCTATATCCGCGGGGAACTCGAGCAGCTTCGCCATGTATCGTATTTCCTGAGCGGCGCGACCCGCAAAGTGTACCAGCAAGCGAAGATGGATCTGGTGCCGAATAATTTTCACGAGATGCCGCGCCTGTTGCAAAAAGCGACGAAGATGTCGATGATCATGACGGTCGCTTCGCCGATGGACGAACACGGTTATTTCACCTTCGGCACACAAGCCGATTACGTCGCTGAATTCGTCGGCAAAGTGCCGTTCATTTTGGAAGTGAATGAACAGATGCCGCGCACTTTCGGCCGTAACCAAATCCACATTAGCCAAATCGCAGGCTATGTGGAGCATCACGCGCCTCTTGCGGAAGAACAAGTCGGTGAAATCAGCGAGATGGACATCCAGATCGCCTCGTCGATCATTGGCGATATCGAAAACGGCGATACGCTTCAGATTGGCATCGGTTCTGTGCCGAACGCGGTCATCAGCATGTTGAAAGACCATCGCCATTTAGGCATCCACACAGAAATGCTGCCGGATGGCGTGGCAGACCTGGTCAACTCGGGAGCAATCGACGGCACGCGCAAATTTACAAACCCCGGAAAAATCGTCGCGACTTTCGCTTACGGATCAAAAAAATTGTATGATTTCCTTGATGGCAACCCTGCAGTGGAGATGCTTCCGGTAAGCATCGTCAACGATCCGCGGGAAATTGCTAAAGAGAAGAATATCGTGTCGATCAATGCAACAACAGAAGTCGATTTGTATGGCCAATGCGCTTCTGAAACGGTCGGCGGAAAATATTATTCATCCAGTGGAGGCCAAGTCGATTTCGCACGGGGCGTACGTTTCGCTGAGAACGGCAAAGGCTATATCTGCATGCCATCGACTGCCAAAAGCGAGAGCTTATCGCGCATCAAGCTGAACCTGGCGCCGCAATCGGTCGTCACGACAGGCAAAAATGACGTCGATAATATCGTCACGGAATACGGCATCGCGCGCCTCCACGGCGTATCTCTTGCGGAGCGGGCAAAGCGCCTCATCAGCATCGCCCATCCGAAATTCCGCGAAGAGCTGATGTTCGACGCGAAAAAGAATGGTTTCTTGCTGTAA